The Gemmatimonadota bacterium DNA window GTGAGCCACCTCCCCAACATCCGGTGGCTGACCGGCTTCACCGGTTCGGCGGCGCAATTGCTCCTGACGGCCGAGCATGCGCTCTTGCTGACCGACTTCCGCTACGCCACCCAGGCGCCGCAGGAGGCAGGGAGTGCGGCCGACGTCGTGATCGAGCGCGCCTCGGTCTGGGAGCGGGTGCGTCGCGAGGTCGAGCGGCGTCAGCTGGAGGCGATCGGGTTCGAGGCCACCAGCCTCACGGTGCGAGATGCGGAACGCCTCGAGGGCGCCGCTCGCGGTCGCTTCCGCCCGGTCAGTGAATTGGTCGAGGGGCAGCGGCAGGTGAAGGACGACGACGAACTCACCGCGATTCGCGCGGCCGCGGCGTTGGCCCATGAGGCGCTGGACGCCGTCCTGCCGACGATCCGCGCCGGCGACCGCGAGATTGACGTTGCCGCGCGACTCGAGGCGGCGCTGCGGGTTCGCGGCAGCGAGTGGCACCCGTTCCAGACGATAGTCGCCTCGGGACCGCGGTCGGCGCTCCCGCATGCGGGAACGTCGGAGCGGGTCATCGGCCGGGGCGAGTTTCTGTTGATCGACTACGGGGCGATCGTCGACGGTTACTGCTCGGACATCACCCGGACCGTGGTGGTCGGGGCCGCGCCGGATGAGCGTCAGCAGCGGATTTACGGGTTGGTGCAGTCCGCCCAGCGGGTCGCCCGGGAGGCGGTCCGGGCCGGCATGACCGGCCGGGAGGCCGACGCGCTGGCCCGGACGCCACTCGCCGAAGCGGGCTACGGCGAGGCGTTCGGCCATTCGCTGGGGCACGGGATCGGGTTGGAAGTCCATGAATCACCACGACTTGCCGCCACCTCCGACGGGCTCCTCCCGGTCGGGGCGGTGGTCACGATTGAACCGGGGATCTATCTTCCCGGTTGGGGTGGGGTCCGCCTCGAGGACGACGTCTGGCTCTCCGCCGACGGTCCGGTCCTCCTGAGCAACGGCCACACCGATCTACTCACGATCTGAGAGCCTGGGGCAGGAGACGGCGTGGCAAGTACCGCGGACATCCGCAATGGGATAGTGATGGAGCAGGACGGCAAGCTGCTGCAGGTGGTCTACTTCCAGCACGTGAAGCCGGGGAAGGGAAGCGCCTTCGTGCGGACCAAGCTCCGGAATGTCCGGACCGGTCTGGTCGTCGAGCGGACCTTCCCGTCGGGCGAGCGCTTCACCGAAGTCGAGCTCAACCGTCGGCCGATGACCTATTCCTACAAGGATGGCGATTCGTTCCATTTCATGGACCTGCAATCGTACGACGACATCCCGCTCACGGCGGCGTTGATCGGCGACGACCAGTTGAAGTACCTGAAGGAAGGGATGGAATGCACCGGCCTGGTGCATGACGAACAGGTCATCCTCCTCGAGCTGCCGATGTTCGTCGAACTCGAGATCGTGGAGACCGACCCGGGGATCCGCGGCGACACCGCCACCGGGGGGACCAAGCCGGCCCGCCTGGAGACCGGCGCGGTGGTGCAGGTGCCGCTCTTCATTGAACCCGGGACACTCATTCGCGTCGACCGGCGCGAGGACAAGTACCTGACCCGCGTATGACACCTGACGACATGCAGGAACTCGCCCGCGCGATGGAAAAGATGCCCGGTCTCAAGGGGATCGACCTTCGCGACGTCCGTCGGCTCGCGGCGCTCCTCCGGGAGCAGCCCGAGATCGGCTCGATCGAACTGAAGGGCCTCTTCGGCACCGGGGTGGTGATCACCCGGACCTCGCACGGTGTCGCCTCAAGCGCGCCGGCGGCCCCGATGTACCAGCTTCCCGTGGCTACTTCGGCCCCCATGGCCGCGTTGCCGCCTGCGGCCTCGGACTCCGCGCCGGCGCCGTTGCCGTCGACACTCAAGGAGGTCCGCTCGCCGATGGTGGGGACCCTCTATCTCCAGCCGGAACCGGGAGCGGAGCCGTACGTCCGCATCGGGTCGCGCGTGACGGCGGGGCAGACGGTCTGCATCATCGAGGCGATGAAGATCATGAACGAGATCGAGGCCGAAGTGTCGGGCATTGTCCGCGAGATCGGCGTCGAGGATTCCTCGCCGGTGGAATACGGACAGGTGCTCTTCCGCGTGGACCCGAATGGCTGACGAGGCCCCGGCGGAAGTCGTCGGCGTCGGCCCCGTCGCCACGGATGCACCGGGTGGGGGCTTCCAGTTCCGCCAGGCCATCGTGCAGATGGTCCAGCGGGGCGCGTCCGACCTGCTCCTCAAGGCGGGACGCCCGCCGACCGTGCGCGTGAACGGCAACCTCGAAGCGTTGCCGATGCCGCCGCTCAAGCCCGAGGACCTGAAGCAGCTCGGCGAGCAGTTGATGACGCCGCGGCAGGCGCGCGAGTTCGCCGAGACGAAGGAGATGGACTTCGGCATCGGCGTGCCCGGCATCGGCCGCTTCCGGACCAATCTCTACAACCAGCGGGGCACCGTCGCGTTCGCGTTGCGCGCGATTCCGTACGAAGTGCGCACCATCAGCGAACTGCAGCTTCCGCCGGTCATCGAGGCGCTGGCGTCGCGTCCGCGCGGCCTGGTGCTCGTCACCGGCGTCACCGGCTCCGGCAAGTCGACCACGCTCGCGGCGATGATCGAGCACATCAATCGCACCCGTCGCGTGAACATCATCACGGTCGAGGACCCGATCGAGTTCCTCCACCGCGACCAGCTCTCCAGCGTGTCGCAGCGTGAGGTCGGTT harbors:
- a CDS encoding aminopeptidase P family protein, with the translated sequence MIDRRQARQASVRRAMVAEGLDALLVSHLPNIRWLTGFTGSAAQLLLTAEHALLLTDFRYATQAPQEAGSAADVVIERASVWERVRREVERRQLEAIGFEATSLTVRDAERLEGAARGRFRPVSELVEGQRQVKDDDELTAIRAAAALAHEALDAVLPTIRAGDREIDVAARLEAALRVRGSEWHPFQTIVASGPRSALPHAGTSERVIGRGEFLLIDYGAIVDGYCSDITRTVVVGAAPDERQQRIYGLVQSAQRVAREAVRAGMTGREADALARTPLAEAGYGEAFGHSLGHGIGLEVHESPRLAATSDGLLPVGAVVTIEPGIYLPGWGGVRLEDDVWLSADGPVLLSNGHTDLLTI
- the efp gene encoding elongation factor P, whose protein sequence is MASTADIRNGIVMEQDGKLLQVVYFQHVKPGKGSAFVRTKLRNVRTGLVVERTFPSGERFTEVELNRRPMTYSYKDGDSFHFMDLQSYDDIPLTAALIGDDQLKYLKEGMECTGLVHDEQVILLELPMFVELEIVETDPGIRGDTATGGTKPARLETGAVVQVPLFIEPGTLIRVDRREDKYLTRV
- the accB gene encoding acetyl-CoA carboxylase biotin carboxyl carrier protein, which produces MDLRDVRRLAALLREQPEIGSIELKGLFGTGVVITRTSHGVASSAPAAPMYQLPVATSAPMAALPPAASDSAPAPLPSTLKEVRSPMVGTLYLQPEPGAEPYVRIGSRVTAGQTVCIIEAMKIMNEIEAEVSGIVREIGVEDSSPVEYGQVLFRVDPNG
- a CDS encoding PilT/PilU family type 4a pilus ATPase, which codes for MADEAPAEVVGVGPVATDAPGGGFQFRQAIVQMVQRGASDLLLKAGRPPTVRVNGNLEALPMPPLKPEDLKQLGEQLMTPRQAREFAETKEMDFGIGVPGIGRFRTNLYNQRGTVAFALRAIPYEVRTISELQLPPVIEALASRPRGLVLVTGVTGSGKSTTLAAMIEHINRTRRVNIITVEDPIEFLHRDQLSSVSQREVGSDTMSFGGALRHVLRQDPDVILIGEIRDSETMDTALKAADTGHLVLSTIHTTDATQTISRILSFYPPFQHGEIRMLLSTALAAVISMRLVPRADGRGRVPAIEILVNSAAVADNIRDMNKALNIPDLIAEGGVSYGMQSFDQSLMRWLQEGTIAYDEAVRNATNPSEFALRVSGISAASDRTFNDLGR